From the Pongo pygmaeus isolate AG05252 chromosome X, NHGRI_mPonPyg2-v2.0_pri, whole genome shotgun sequence genome, one window contains:
- the LOC129025119 gene encoding disks large-associated protein 4-like, which translates to MSSRRDTDSDTQDANDSSCKSSERSLPDCTPHPNSISIDAGPRQAPKIAQIKRNLSYGDNSDPALEASSLPPPDPWLETSSSSPAEPAQPGACRRDGYWFLKLLQAETERLEGWCCQMDKETKENNLSEEVLGKVLSAVGSAQLLMSQKFQQFRGLCEQNLNPDANPRPTAQDLAGFWDLLQLSIEDISMKFDELYHLKANSWQLVETPEKRKEEKKPPPPVPKKPAKSKPAVSHDKASDASDKQRQEARKRLLAAKQAASVRQNSATESADSIEIYVPEAQTRL; encoded by the coding sequence ATGTCCTCCCGACGGGACACAGACTCGGATACCCAGGATGCCAATGACTCAAGCTGTAAGTCATCTGAGAGGAGCCTCCCGGACTGTACCCCTCACCCCAACTCCATCAGCATCGATGCCGGTCCCCGGCAGGCCCCCAAGATTGCCCAGATCAAGCGCAACCTCTCCTATGGAGACAACAGCGACCCTGCCCTAGAGGCGTCCTCGCTGCCCCCACCCGACCCCTGGCTCGAGACCTCCTCCAGCTCCCCAGCAGAGCCGGCACAGCCAGGGGCCTGCCGCCGAGACGGCTACTGGTTCCTAAAGCTACTGCAGGCAGAAACGGAGCGGCTGGAAGGCTGGTGCTGCCAGATGGACAAGGAGACCAAAGAGAACAACCTCTCTGAAGAAGTCTTAGGAAAAGTCCTCAGTGCTGTGGGCAGTGCCCAGCTACTGATGTCCCAGAAATTCCAGCAGTTCCGGGGCCTCTGTGAGCAAAACTTGAACCCTGATGCCAACCCACGCCCCACAGCCCAGGACCTGGCAGGGTTCTGGGACCTGCTACAGCTGTCCATCGAGGACATCAGCATGAAGTTCGATGAACTCTACCACCTCAAGGCCAACAGCTGGCAGCTGGTGGAGACCCccgagaagaggaaggaagagaagaaaccaCCCCCTCCGGTCccaaagaagccagccaaatccAAGCCGGCAGTGAGCCACGACAAGGCCTCAGACGCCAGCGACAAGCAGCGCCAGGAGGCCCGCAAGAGACTCCTGGCGGCCAAGCAGGCAGCTTCTGTGCGGCAGAACTCGGCCACCGAGAGCGCGGACAGCATCGAGATTTATGTCCCGGAGGCCCAGACCAGGCTCTGA